Proteins encoded by one window of Sus scrofa isolate TJ Tabasco breed Duroc chromosome 12, Sscrofa11.1, whole genome shotgun sequence:
- the TNFRSF13B gene encoding tumor necrosis factor receptor superfamily member 13B has protein sequence MDPCPEEQYWDPRLTACLHCRSICSHQVPRTCAAFCKSFSCRKEQGRYYDQLLRDCISCASVCGRHPRQCAFFCESKVRSQGSLPPEVRRQRTGEASTRADSLGRHQGSEHRGSDAGPASAGLRLSADQLALVYSTLGLCLCAVICCFLLAVACFFKRRQGQFSCRPPPGPCRIQAKSSKDHWMAAGSAAGGPPEPVETCSFCFPERRAPTQESAGAPASPGPEHAGRWARCGPSAAGQPCVRAPDGETAGFEVMRTPAQEGGPPT, from the exons ATGGATCCCTGCCCCGAAGAGCAGTACTGGGACCCCCGGCTGACCGCCTGCCTCCACTGCAGATCCATCTGCAGCCATCAGGTTCCGCGCACGTGTGCAGCCTTCTGCA AGTCATTCAGCTGCCGCAAGGAGCAGGGCAGGTACTATGACCAGCTACTGAGGGACTGTATCAGCTGTGCCTCCGTTTGCGGACGTCACCCCAGGCAGTGCGCATTCTTCTGCGAGAGCAAGGTCAGGAGCCAAGGGAGCCTCCCACCGGAGGTCAGGAGACAGCGGACCGGAGAGGCCTCGACCAGGGCAGACAGCCTGGGCAGGCACCAGGGGTCAGAGCACAGAGGATCGGATGCGGGTCCAG CCTCCGCAGGGCTGAGGCTGAGCGCCGACCAGCTGGCCCTGGTCTACAGCACGCTGGGTCTCTGCCTCTGCGCCGTCATCTGCTGCTTCCTCCTGGCCGTGGCCTGCTTCTTCAAGAGGAGGCAGGGCCAGTTCTCCTGCCGGCCGCCCCCCGGGCCATGCCGCATCCAGGCCAAGTCCTCCAAGG ATCACTGGATGGCAGCGGGCAGCGCGGCTGGGGGGCCGCCGGAGCCGGTGGAGACTTGCAGCTTCTGCTTCCCCGAGCGCAGGGCGCCCACCCAGGAGAGCGCAGGCGCGCCCGCCTCACCCGGGCCCGAGCACGCGGGGAGGTGGGCGCGCTGCGGCCCGAGCGCAGCCGGACAGCCCTGCGTGCGCGCCCCCGACGGCGAGACGGCGGGCTTCGAGGTCATGCGCACGCCTGCCCAGGAAGGAGGCCCCCCCACGTGA